The following coding sequences lie in one Jonesia denitrificans DSM 20603 genomic window:
- a CDS encoding LacI family DNA-binding transcriptional regulator, translated as MSSINLSGPHKTRLTDLAEQAGVSTATVSRVLNGKPGVAVETRQAVLAALDLLGYERPDKLRNRSAGLVGLIVPELTNPVFPAFAQTIESLLSQRGYTPLLCTQSPGGTTEDEYIDMLTDHSVDGIVFVAGLHADTRASHRRYELLRSQNLPYVCVNGWASDIDAPFISCDDIAAMDLSVRHLVSLGHQRIGLAIGPDRFISSHRKIRGFKDALVRHLGTIDPDAHIATSLFTVEGGQAAATELLANDHTAIVCGSDLMALGAVRAARQQGLRIPEDVSIIGYDDSPLIGFTDPPLTTIRQPVSAMSQAAVSGLVALIEGSPAPRQELLFHPELIVRNSTGTSPDARVHVYQGLQS; from the coding sequence CACCGTTTCCCGCGTCCTCAACGGCAAACCCGGAGTCGCCGTTGAAACACGCCAAGCCGTTCTGGCAGCACTCGACCTCTTGGGCTACGAACGGCCCGACAAACTCCGAAACCGGTCCGCTGGGCTTGTCGGACTCATCGTGCCTGAGCTCACCAACCCCGTTTTCCCTGCATTTGCGCAGACAATCGAGTCGCTCCTATCCCAGCGCGGCTACACCCCACTACTGTGCACACAATCACCTGGTGGCACCACTGAAGACGAATACATCGACATGCTGACAGATCATTCAGTGGACGGAATCGTTTTTGTTGCCGGACTCCACGCAGACACTCGCGCAAGCCACCGCCGCTACGAACTACTCCGTTCCCAAAACTTGCCCTATGTCTGTGTTAACGGGTGGGCCAGCGACATCGACGCGCCGTTCATTTCCTGTGACGATATTGCGGCGATGGACCTTTCTGTACGTCACCTAGTATCCCTAGGACACCAACGAATCGGGTTAGCGATCGGACCGGACCGGTTCATCTCCTCGCATCGGAAAATACGGGGATTCAAAGACGCGCTGGTGCGCCACCTTGGCACTATCGATCCAGACGCCCACATCGCAACCTCGCTCTTTACCGTCGAAGGTGGACAAGCGGCCGCCACAGAACTGCTCGCCAACGATCACACCGCCATCGTATGCGGCTCCGACCTCATGGCACTAGGAGCTGTCCGCGCTGCCCGCCAGCAGGGTCTGCGCATCCCTGAAGACGTCTCCATCATTGGCTACGACGATTCACCATTGATCGGTTTCACCGACCCACCACTGACCACCATCCGCCAACCTGTCTCCGCCATGTCACAAGCAGCAGTATCCGGTCTAGTCGCCCTCATCGAAGGTTCACCAGCACCCCGGCAAGAACTTCTTTTCCACCCCGAACTCATCGTGCGCAACTCAACTGGCACATCTCCCGACGCACGAGTACATGTGTATCAAGGACTCCAGTCTTAA
- a CDS encoding glycoside hydrolase family 13 protein produces the protein MALTLTTTSPDVQILHSAHEGEAEWWRSAVIYQVYPRSFADANGDGIGDLQGITQRLDHLKDLGVDALWLSPFYKSPQADAGYDVADYRQIDPIFGDLDDFEAMAAKARTLGLRVIVDLVPNHTSDDHVWFREALAAGPGSPARDRYMFRDGRGENGELPPNNWKSIFGGPAWTRVDQRWDADKDGISDTQWYLHMFDTRQPDLNWDNQEVKEDFHDILRFWLDRGVDGFRIDVAHGMVKAPGLPDWDGVTNMVEGSTTDGATQIKTDGTPDEDGSNGGGNSGPMFDQDGVHEIYRSWRRVLNQYDGDRALVAEAWVEPLSRLALYVRDDEMQQAFNFSYLTTKWDAAALRTVINASIRENDKVGAPTTWVLSNHDVVRHASRMGLVGGELNPNGIGPNDPQPDAALGLRRARAATLLMLALPGSAYLYQGEEFGLPDHTTLEPQYRQDPAWERKGHTEAGRDGCRVPLPWEADAPAYGFSPTGQSWLPQPDTYRACAADVQKAAPDSTYAMYNKALTLRKKFGIGLGSLAWLSEFVHTGEVLAFENNGVICIANIGGDAVELPEGTEILISSAPMHSALTIERDTCVWIRRR, from the coding sequence GTGGCCCTGACCCTGACAACCACGTCACCTGACGTCCAGATCCTCCATTCCGCCCACGAAGGTGAAGCAGAATGGTGGCGCAGCGCCGTCATCTACCAGGTGTATCCACGGTCTTTTGCAGACGCAAATGGCGATGGAATCGGCGACCTCCAAGGCATCACCCAACGCCTTGACCACCTCAAAGACCTCGGGGTTGATGCGCTGTGGCTGTCACCGTTTTACAAGTCACCACAAGCTGACGCCGGGTACGACGTAGCCGACTACCGCCAAATCGACCCAATCTTCGGTGATCTGGACGACTTCGAAGCGATGGCCGCCAAAGCACGCACGCTTGGGTTGCGGGTCATCGTTGACCTTGTTCCTAACCACACCAGTGACGATCACGTCTGGTTCCGTGAAGCTCTCGCCGCAGGGCCTGGTTCTCCAGCACGCGACCGGTACATGTTCCGAGATGGCCGTGGTGAGAATGGGGAACTTCCACCCAATAACTGGAAGTCAATTTTTGGTGGTCCCGCCTGGACCCGCGTAGACCAGCGCTGGGACGCTGACAAAGATGGAATCAGCGACACTCAGTGGTACCTGCACATGTTCGATACCCGTCAACCAGACCTCAACTGGGACAACCAGGAAGTAAAAGAAGACTTCCACGACATTCTGCGCTTCTGGCTTGACCGAGGAGTCGACGGATTCCGCATCGATGTTGCACACGGCATGGTGAAAGCACCCGGCCTTCCCGACTGGGATGGTGTGACCAACATGGTCGAGGGGTCAACGACCGATGGTGCAACTCAAATCAAAACCGACGGCACCCCCGATGAAGACGGCTCAAATGGTGGCGGAAACTCCGGCCCAATGTTTGACCAGGATGGCGTCCACGAAATTTACCGTTCGTGGCGTCGCGTCCTGAACCAGTATGACGGTGACCGGGCGTTGGTCGCCGAAGCCTGGGTCGAGCCCTTGTCCCGCCTCGCGCTGTACGTGCGTGACGACGAAATGCAGCAGGCTTTCAACTTCTCCTACCTCACCACCAAGTGGGATGCCGCTGCTTTGCGCACAGTGATCAACGCATCGATCCGTGAAAATGACAAAGTTGGGGCTCCCACCACCTGGGTGCTGTCCAACCACGACGTTGTCCGACACGCCTCACGCATGGGGCTCGTCGGCGGAGAGCTCAACCCGAACGGTATTGGCCCCAACGACCCACAACCTGACGCAGCCCTCGGGCTACGCCGGGCACGTGCCGCTACCCTCCTCATGCTTGCTCTTCCCGGCTCAGCTTACTTGTACCAAGGAGAGGAATTCGGTCTTCCCGACCACACCACGTTGGAACCCCAGTACCGCCAAGATCCCGCTTGGGAACGCAAGGGGCACACCGAGGCCGGTCGTGACGGCTGCCGAGTCCCGCTGCCATGGGAAGCTGACGCGCCAGCGTATGGGTTCTCCCCGACAGGTCAGTCCTGGCTCCCCCAGCCAGACACGTATCGAGCGTGCGCAGCGGACGTCCAAAAGGCCGCACCCGACTCGACTTATGCGATGTACAACAAGGCGCTGACGTTGCGGAAGAAATTCGGTATCGGCCTTGGCTCGTTGGCCTGGTTAAGCGAGTTTGTGCACACCGGTGAGGTGCTCGCGTTCGAGAACAACGGGGTCATTTGCATCGCCAATATTGGTGGGGACGCAGTTGAACTCCCTGAAGGAACAGAGATTCTTATCTCCAGTGCACCTATGCACTCTGCCCTCACGATCGAACGTGACACCTGTGTGTGGATTCGCCGTCGATAA
- the dusB gene encoding tRNA dihydrouridine synthase DusB, translating to MTSTNQPATHTATTPVLPPLRIGQHVSETPVVLAPMAGVTNTAFRRLCREQGDGFFVAEMVTSRALVERNDVSLRIVSFEDYEQPRSAQVYGVDPATVGAAVSIIAGEDRADHIDLNFGCPVPKVTRKGGGAALPWKKELYTRIVDAAVRAASPHHVPVTVKMRMGIDDDHMTYLEAGKIAEDLGVSAVALHARTAAQHYSGQARWDAIKNLKEHVTTIPVLGNGDIWSAEDALNMVAHTGCDGVVVGRGCQGRPWLFADLTAAFAGRDERVTPGLGYVAETIYRHGEYLVEFFGDEGRGLRDLRKHMAWYLKGYAVGGEARQALALVDSLADLRRKLDELDHDAPYPGEAAEGQRGRAGSPKRPILPYGWLDSRELSDEFRITLQEAELSVSGG from the coding sequence GTGACTTCGACGAATCAGCCAGCAACCCACACAGCGACCACACCGGTGCTGCCCCCGTTGCGCATCGGTCAGCATGTCAGTGAAACCCCCGTTGTCCTCGCCCCCATGGCTGGGGTCACCAATACGGCTTTTCGGCGCCTTTGCCGCGAGCAAGGTGACGGGTTCTTCGTCGCTGAGATGGTCACGAGCCGTGCTCTGGTTGAACGAAACGACGTGTCACTGCGCATCGTGTCTTTTGAAGACTACGAACAACCACGATCTGCCCAAGTCTACGGGGTCGATCCAGCAACAGTTGGTGCTGCAGTGAGCATCATTGCCGGCGAGGATCGCGCTGATCACATTGATCTCAACTTTGGTTGCCCTGTGCCCAAAGTGACCCGTAAAGGTGGTGGAGCGGCACTCCCGTGGAAGAAAGAACTGTACACGCGCATCGTCGATGCAGCCGTCCGCGCGGCTTCACCACATCACGTCCCTGTCACAGTGAAGATGCGTATGGGCATTGACGACGACCACATGACATACCTTGAAGCAGGGAAAATCGCCGAAGACCTGGGAGTTTCCGCCGTGGCACTCCATGCGCGAACTGCTGCACAGCACTACTCGGGTCAGGCGCGCTGGGACGCGATCAAGAACCTCAAAGAACATGTCACAACCATCCCTGTGCTGGGTAACGGTGACATTTGGAGTGCTGAAGACGCACTGAACATGGTTGCGCACACCGGATGCGATGGGGTTGTTGTCGGACGTGGCTGCCAAGGCCGTCCCTGGCTTTTTGCTGACCTGACCGCCGCATTTGCCGGGAGAGACGAACGTGTCACTCCCGGATTAGGGTATGTTGCTGAGACCATTTACCGCCATGGAGAATATTTGGTTGAGTTCTTCGGTGACGAAGGTCGAGGTTTACGTGACCTGCGCAAACACATGGCGTGGTACCTCAAAGGCTACGCCGTTGGTGGGGAAGCGCGGCAAGCGCTTGCACTCGTTGATTCGCTTGCTGACCTGCGCCGTAAACTCGACGAACTTGACCATGATGCCCCGTACCCAGGGGAAGCTGCTGAAGGGCAGCGCGGCCGAGCAGGAAGCCCGAAGCGCCCGATTTTGCCGTATGGGTGGCTTGACTCACGCGAGCTCAGTGACGAGTTCCGCATCACACTCCAGGAAGCAGAGTTGTCCGTTTCCGGAGGCTAG
- a CDS encoding glycine--tRNA ligase — MTVAAAPSRLDNVISLAKRRGFVFQSGEIYGGSRSAWDYGPLGAELKENIKRQWWQSVVRGRDDVVGIDSSVILPRAVWEASGHVAVFTDPLIECTSCHKRYRQDTLQEEFEYKKGRAPQSMDEIGCANCGKKGEWTEPQNFSGLLKTYLGPVDNEQGLHYLRPETAQGIFVNFANVQTASRLKPPFGIGQIGKSFRNEITPGNFIFRTREFEQMELEFFVKPGTDEEWHQRWIDARKAWYVDLGINPDNLRLYEHPQEKLSHYSKRTVDIEYRFGFTGGEWGELEGVANRTDYDLRTHTEHSGKDLSFFDQAEGTRYFPYVIEPAAGLTRSVMAFLVEAYTEDEAPNAKGGVDKRTVLRLDPRLAPVKVAVLPLSRNADLSPKARDLAADLRQFWNVDFDDAGAIGRRYRRQDEIGTPFCITVDFDTLEDNAVTIRHRDSMEQHRVALDQVRTYLATHLLGA; from the coding sequence ATGACTGTGGCCGCTGCGCCTTCCCGTCTCGACAATGTCATTTCCTTGGCCAAACGCCGGGGCTTCGTCTTTCAAAGTGGAGAGATCTACGGAGGTTCACGCTCAGCGTGGGACTACGGGCCACTTGGAGCTGAGCTCAAGGAGAACATCAAGCGTCAATGGTGGCAATCCGTTGTTCGCGGCCGTGACGATGTCGTGGGCATTGATTCCTCTGTCATACTCCCGCGCGCGGTGTGGGAAGCCTCAGGGCACGTGGCAGTGTTTACTGATCCGCTCATTGAGTGCACCTCGTGTCATAAGCGTTACCGTCAAGACACATTGCAAGAGGAATTTGAGTACAAAAAAGGCCGCGCCCCCCAGTCAATGGACGAAATTGGTTGTGCAAACTGCGGCAAAAAGGGAGAGTGGACTGAACCTCAGAACTTCTCCGGTTTGCTGAAGACATACCTTGGCCCAGTTGATAATGAGCAAGGTCTGCACTACCTCCGCCCTGAAACGGCACAGGGCATCTTCGTCAACTTTGCCAATGTGCAAACAGCCTCGCGCCTCAAACCCCCCTTTGGTATCGGCCAGATCGGTAAGTCGTTCCGCAACGAAATCACACCAGGGAACTTCATCTTCCGGACTCGCGAATTTGAGCAGATGGAGCTTGAGTTCTTCGTCAAGCCAGGTACTGACGAGGAATGGCACCAACGGTGGATCGATGCCCGTAAAGCGTGGTATGTCGACCTGGGGATCAACCCTGACAATCTTCGGTTGTACGAGCACCCACAAGAAAAGCTCTCGCACTATTCCAAGCGAACAGTAGACATCGAATACCGATTCGGTTTCACCGGTGGTGAGTGGGGTGAACTGGAAGGGGTCGCAAACCGTACCGATTACGACCTGCGCACTCACACAGAACACTCCGGCAAAGATCTCTCCTTCTTTGACCAAGCTGAAGGGACCCGTTACTTCCCATATGTGATCGAACCGGCAGCCGGGTTGACTCGTTCAGTCATGGCGTTCCTGGTCGAGGCATACACAGAGGACGAAGCCCCCAATGCGAAGGGTGGAGTAGACAAACGCACTGTGCTTCGTTTGGATCCCCGCCTTGCCCCAGTGAAAGTTGCCGTTCTCCCGCTGTCGCGCAACGCAGACCTCTCGCCCAAGGCCCGGGATCTTGCTGCAGATCTTCGTCAGTTCTGGAATGTCGACTTTGACGATGCGGGTGCTATTGGGCGCCGGTACCGCCGACAGGACGAAATCGGGACACCATTTTGCATCACGGTGGACTTCGACACCCTGGAAGACAACGCTGTGACCATCCGCCACCGTGACTCCATGGAACAGCACCGTGTTGCGCTTGACCAAGTGCGCACCTACCTCGCAACCCACCTTCTTGGAGCGTAA
- a CDS encoding metal ABC transporter substrate-binding protein, translated as MNTKALLAAGLTATILLAACSPNPEDDGRIQVAASFYPLEFLVNEIGQDNVTLIALTPEGGEPHDLELAPAQARHISSADLVVYQSGFQSTVDKAIEERAPEHVVDAGIYATLPLTDEHEHEDETDEEHAEHGETDPHFWLDTTLYSQAAQDVADALADVDPDNADTYLANANSLITTLTELDEEYAARLSTCTHDSVVVTHAAFGYLAEKYDFHQIAISGIDPEAEPSPARVREVKAAIDDLGLPMVFFETLVSPKVAETLASDLGITTGVLDPIEGLTSDDDTYLTIMANNLNALTTGMECTQ; from the coding sequence ATGAACACCAAGGCTCTTCTCGCTGCAGGACTCACCGCGACCATTCTCCTTGCTGCCTGCAGCCCAAATCCTGAGGATGACGGGCGCATACAAGTGGCGGCATCATTCTACCCACTTGAGTTCCTTGTCAACGAGATCGGCCAAGACAATGTCACCCTGATCGCACTCACTCCCGAAGGCGGCGAGCCGCACGATCTGGAACTTGCGCCAGCTCAAGCACGACACATCAGTTCAGCCGACCTTGTGGTGTATCAGTCCGGTTTTCAAAGTACCGTAGACAAAGCAATTGAGGAACGCGCCCCCGAACACGTTGTTGATGCCGGTATCTACGCAACCCTCCCGCTGACTGACGAGCACGAACACGAAGACGAAACCGACGAAGAACACGCTGAACACGGCGAAACAGACCCACACTTCTGGCTCGACACCACACTGTATTCCCAAGCAGCTCAGGACGTCGCTGACGCTCTAGCTGACGTGGACCCCGACAACGCGGACACCTACCTCGCCAACGCCAACTCGTTGATCACTACACTCACCGAACTCGATGAAGAGTACGCGGCACGGCTGTCCACCTGCACTCACGACAGCGTCGTGGTGACTCACGCAGCATTTGGCTACCTTGCCGAAAAATACGACTTCCACCAGATTGCAATTTCTGGCATCGACCCGGAAGCTGAACCTAGTCCTGCACGTGTGCGTGAAGTCAAAGCAGCCATCGACGACCTTGGATTGCCCATGGTGTTCTTTGAAACGCTTGTGTCCCCCAAAGTCGCTGAAACACTGGCCTCTGACCTGGGCATCACCACTGGAGTCTTGGACCCCATCGAGGGGTTAACCTCCGATGACGACACCTATCTGACAATCATGGCAAACAACCTTAACGCGCTGACCACGGGAATGGAGTGTACCCAGTGA
- a CDS encoding metal ABC transporter ATP-binding protein, producing MTEAPIVSIKDLNVHLGTSHILHSVSLDITPGEVVALLGTNGSGKSTLVRALTSIIPSTSGRIELFGHRPGPKVPWHRVGYVPQRVTAQSGITASSCEVVASGLLFGRRIRLPKNAMDQAHKALALVHLEDRVHQPLNSMSGGQQQRVLIARALVRNPDLLILDEPVAGVDQPSQEAFAATLTNLVKQGRTIIVVLHELGELEPLITRTVVLRHGRIVHDGPALRATTQHAGPDHEHIHPHDGFVELSSALLPEMGVDQ from the coding sequence GTGACCGAGGCACCCATCGTCTCCATCAAGGACCTCAACGTCCACCTGGGCACGAGCCACATCCTTCACTCCGTGTCGCTCGACATCACACCTGGTGAGGTTGTCGCACTTTTGGGCACGAATGGTTCCGGAAAATCTACCCTGGTGCGTGCACTGACATCCATCATCCCCTCCACATCAGGGCGCATCGAACTGTTTGGACACCGCCCCGGCCCCAAGGTGCCATGGCACCGCGTGGGGTACGTACCTCAACGCGTCACTGCCCAGTCAGGGATCACCGCATCATCGTGCGAAGTTGTCGCATCAGGACTTCTATTTGGTCGTCGAATCCGCCTTCCCAAAAACGCGATGGACCAAGCCCACAAAGCACTAGCTTTGGTTCACCTTGAAGATCGAGTTCACCAGCCACTGAACTCGATGTCCGGTGGACAACAGCAGCGGGTCCTCATCGCGCGCGCCTTGGTCCGCAACCCAGACCTGCTCATCCTTGATGAACCAGTTGCGGGTGTCGACCAGCCGTCGCAAGAGGCTTTCGCTGCGACCTTGACTAACCTTGTCAAGCAAGGACGAACAATCATCGTTGTCCTTCACGAACTCGGAGAACTCGAACCGTTGATCACCAGAACCGTTGTTCTTCGACACGGGCGAATCGTCCACGATGGCCCTGCCTTGCGAGCAACCACCCAACACGCAGGTCCAGACCATGAACACATTCATCCCCATGATGGGTTTGTTGAACTCAGCTCTGCCCTCCTCCCTGAGATGGGAGTGGACCAATGA
- a CDS encoding metal ABC transporter permease, whose product MNSFIDMVTDPFMQRSLLAAAIVGLTAPIMGTYLVQRRLSLLGDGIGHVALTGVALGWMVGSAMNLVQRDALAIPGAIVAAIAGALAIEYVRERGRTSGDVALAMLFYSGIAGGVVLISIAGGTNANLMGYLFGSITTVTDLDLAMILGLGALIFAVGFGLRAVLFAVSNDEEFARASGLPVRTANIAIAIVAALTVTVSMRVVGLLLVSAIMIVPVAAAQQVATTFKSTMLTAMGIGVTVAVGGLSITWVHQLSPGATIVLLAVAAYLLALVVRSFLNKRHTPGDPHPDLPDDVQLSAATPQQTRSEPCNE is encoded by the coding sequence ATGAACTCCTTCATTGACATGGTCACTGACCCCTTCATGCAGCGGTCACTTCTCGCTGCTGCCATTGTGGGCCTCACCGCCCCCATTATGGGGACATACCTCGTTCAACGCCGTCTGTCACTACTCGGCGACGGAATCGGTCACGTCGCACTAACCGGTGTTGCTCTAGGCTGGATGGTTGGCTCAGCTATGAACCTCGTCCAGCGCGACGCCCTGGCCATACCTGGGGCCATCGTTGCGGCAATAGCCGGAGCACTCGCAATCGAATACGTCCGCGAACGCGGACGCACTAGCGGTGACGTTGCCCTTGCCATGCTCTTCTACTCCGGAATCGCTGGTGGAGTTGTCCTTATCTCCATCGCTGGAGGAACAAACGCAAACCTCATGGGATACCTTTTCGGTTCCATTACCACGGTGACCGACCTCGACCTTGCGATGATCCTTGGTCTTGGCGCTCTGATCTTCGCCGTGGGATTTGGGTTACGTGCAGTGCTTTTTGCCGTGTCCAACGACGAAGAGTTCGCCCGTGCCTCAGGCTTGCCTGTGCGAACCGCCAATATTGCGATCGCCATCGTGGCGGCTCTCACAGTGACCGTATCGATGCGCGTCGTCGGACTACTCCTCGTATCAGCCATCATGATTGTGCCCGTGGCTGCGGCCCAACAAGTGGCAACAACCTTTAAAAGTACGATGCTGACCGCCATGGGAATCGGTGTCACCGTTGCCGTTGGCGGATTAAGTATCACCTGGGTACATCAGCTCTCACCTGGTGCAACGATTGTCCTCCTGGCGGTTGCTGCTTATCTGCTTGCTTTGGTGGTACGCAGTTTTCTCAATAAACGCCACACTCCTGGTGATCCGCACCCAGATCTCCCTGACGACGTACAATTGTCGGCTGCAACACCCCAGCAAACCCGGAGCGAACCATGCAACGAATGA
- a CDS encoding Fur family transcriptional regulator — translation MQRMTRQRQAIADLLAQTDDFKSAQQLHDLLKERGETAGLATVYRTLQNLADAGELDVLRTDDGEMLFRQCERVEHHHHLVCRSCGKTVEIDGPTVEDWASRVGRAHEFINIEHTIELFGTCVTCAARTR, via the coding sequence ATGCAACGAATGACCCGCCAACGCCAAGCTATCGCCGACTTGCTTGCGCAAACCGACGACTTTAAATCTGCGCAGCAACTCCATGATCTGCTCAAAGAACGTGGCGAAACAGCAGGACTCGCCACGGTGTACCGCACCTTGCAGAACCTTGCAGACGCCGGTGAACTTGACGTGCTCCGCACTGACGACGGCGAAATGCTCTTCCGTCAATGTGAACGAGTCGAGCATCACCACCATCTCGTCTGTCGTTCCTGTGGGAAAACCGTAGAGATCGATGGGCCTACTGTAGAAGACTGGGCAAGCCGTGTTGGCCGCGCTCACGAGTTCATCAACATCGAGCACACCATTGAGCTTTTTGGGACTTGTGTGACGTGTGCAGCCCGCACACGCTGA
- a CDS encoding DedA family protein, which produces MRTQITYWLARAVATQTMKRTHDPHSLLARSTRWMHGPRTTHGMVTVRRWGPLAVFLSFFATGTKTILNAAAGLIRMPFGIYLPAMVLGCIAHSLIYSLVGWAAWVAAVQAAAGSPLGLALFILALIAIIAVIIMKRRRLDTARSTPPRG; this is translated from the coding sequence GTGCGCACCCAAATCACATACTGGCTGGCTCGTGCAGTGGCCACCCAGACCATGAAACGCACCCACGATCCCCACTCCCTCCTGGCCAGATCCACTCGATGGATGCACGGCCCTCGCACCACCCACGGCATGGTGACAGTTCGACGCTGGGGGCCACTGGCTGTGTTTCTCTCATTTTTTGCGACCGGCACAAAAACAATCCTCAATGCGGCCGCTGGCCTGATCCGTATGCCATTCGGGATCTACCTCCCTGCCATGGTTCTCGGGTGCATCGCGCATTCACTGATCTACTCCCTGGTGGGTTGGGCTGCGTGGGTCGCAGCTGTTCAAGCTGCTGCAGGGTCCCCCCTCGGCTTGGCGCTCTTCATCCTCGCGCTCATTGCCATCATCGCCGTCATCATCATGAAACGTCGCCGGCTTGACACTGCGCGCTCCACACCACCACGGGGCTAA
- a CDS encoding isoprenyl transferase gives MTPVPPPRHPSGALPPGIPAQFVPQHVAIVMDGNGRWANQRGLPRTEGHKAGEVALLDVVAGAIEMGIRHVSVYAFSTENWKRSPDEVRFLMGFNKEVLRRRRDTMNEWGVRVRWSGRRPRLWPSVVKELEEAEALTRSNTVCTLNMCVNYGGRAEIADAAAALARDVAAGKLDPRKVSEKVLARYLDEPDLPDVDLFVRSSGEQRFSNFMLWQSAYAEMVFLNTLWPDFDRRTLWEAVGIYARRDRRYGGAIDAPVVDQ, from the coding sequence GTGACTCCAGTTCCCCCTCCTAGGCATCCATCCGGTGCCTTACCTCCTGGGATCCCTGCGCAGTTTGTGCCACAACATGTAGCAATCGTCATGGATGGGAATGGTCGTTGGGCTAACCAGCGTGGGTTGCCACGTACTGAGGGGCACAAAGCTGGTGAGGTGGCCCTCCTTGACGTGGTTGCTGGTGCCATTGAGATGGGAATCCGTCATGTCAGCGTGTATGCGTTTTCCACGGAGAATTGGAAGCGGTCACCTGATGAGGTGCGTTTCCTCATGGGGTTCAATAAGGAGGTGTTGCGTCGGCGTCGCGACACGATGAATGAGTGGGGGGTGCGGGTTCGGTGGTCGGGTCGCCGTCCCCGGTTGTGGCCATCGGTGGTCAAGGAGTTGGAGGAAGCGGAGGCGTTAACTCGCTCCAATACTGTGTGCACATTGAACATGTGCGTCAATTATGGGGGGCGTGCTGAGATCGCCGATGCGGCAGCTGCGTTAGCCCGTGATGTTGCGGCAGGCAAGCTGGACCCGAGGAAGGTTTCTGAGAAGGTTCTCGCCCGCTATCTTGATGAACCAGATCTTCCGGACGTGGATTTGTTTGTGCGTAGCTCTGGTGAGCAGCGTTTCTCCAATTTTATGTTGTGGCAGTCGGCATACGCTGAGATGGTCTTTCTTAACACATTGTGGCCGGATTTTGATCGCCGAACGTTGTGGGAAGCAGTGGGTATTTATGCTCGACGCGACCGGCGTTATGGTGGGGCAATTGATGCTCCGGTGGTGGACCAGTGA
- the recO gene encoding DNA repair protein RecO: MPLYRDDAVVLRAQKLGEADRIITLLTREHGKVRAVGKGVRRTGSRFGARLEPFMHIDVQLNEGRTFDVVTQVDTIGAYARDICIDYGRYTVAGALVETADRLVVAEREPSVQQFWLLAGALRTLASQQVPADLILDSYLLRAFAVAGYAPSFDVCAQCGAPGPHTAFSVAAGGAVCARCRPPGSASPASGTFTHMAALLAGEWGVVLSSSDRHVREARGLIAAFTQYHLERTIRSLRFVERSSRDSSSPS, translated from the coding sequence ATGCCGCTCTATCGTGATGACGCTGTCGTGTTGCGGGCACAAAAGCTCGGTGAAGCCGACCGCATCATCACTCTCCTCACGCGTGAACATGGCAAAGTTCGTGCAGTGGGTAAAGGCGTGCGCCGGACCGGCTCGCGGTTCGGTGCACGCCTGGAACCCTTCATGCATATTGATGTGCAACTCAATGAGGGGCGAACGTTTGACGTTGTGACGCAGGTGGATACGATCGGTGCGTATGCCCGCGATATTTGCATTGATTATGGGCGGTACACGGTGGCTGGCGCGTTAGTGGAGACTGCTGATCGTCTCGTTGTCGCGGAGCGTGAACCGTCTGTGCAGCAGTTTTGGTTGTTGGCGGGTGCGCTGCGGACGTTGGCTAGCCAGCAGGTCCCCGCTGACTTGATTTTGGATTCCTATTTGCTTCGAGCTTTTGCCGTGGCTGGGTACGCGCCATCTTTCGATGTGTGCGCCCAGTGTGGTGCGCCCGGTCCACACACAGCGTTTTCCGTGGCTGCAGGTGGCGCAGTGTGTGCGCGCTGTCGCCCACCCGGTTCTGCGTCGCCCGCGTCAGGGACGTTTACGCACATGGCGGCTTTGTTAGCGGGGGAGTGGGGCGTGGTTCTTTCTTCGTCGGACAGGCACGTGCGTGAAGCTCGTGGGCTGATCGCAGCATTTACGCAGTACCATCTTGAACGAACAATTCGTTCGCTTCGTTTTGTGGAAAGGTCCTCACGTGACTCCAGTTCCCCCTCCTAG